One Dermacentor andersoni chromosome 6, qqDerAnde1_hic_scaffold, whole genome shotgun sequence genomic window carries:
- the LOC126523568 gene encoding uncharacterized protein, which yields MTGSVGAATAAMPGRGNRAIASDNEYQVVLPTLPTGRLVLNTVFLHGDISARPYRVEDFRDALAPLSLLPEVIALGAYRMSHVWAVTFKDADAAKKILNIGELKVKNARCLVIDPANRDVRMKLHWLLHSVPDEDVRLAFSPFGKVTDVSRELWRAHGVSDKGSTTRMVTLKLNAGVKLDDLPHQVNVAGELALVVVSGRPPLCLRCRGTGHIRRDCQIPRCGSCRRFGHDEGHCARTYASVAGPVSSDETSALLMDEADAEEASKEASGSAVQETTSAAPRAHQLDAQPKDRASPRQTPLPPAQDAVAASKNAAETPDASSENATQPVAEPMDFSPEGSSHMAGKWSHEEAVSKASQPDEIGGDEPPFKAAGMRRASWKLRPNIPAESRQAGKPPP from the coding sequence ATGACGGGCTCCGTCGGAGCGGCTACAGCGGCCATGCCTGGTCGCGGAAACAGGGCTATTGCATCGGACAACGAATACCAGGTCGTACTGCCTACTTTGCCTACAGGTCGTCTTGTCTTAAATACCGTTTTCCTGCACGGGGACATCAGTGcacgcccataccgggtggaagattttcgTGACGCGCTCGCTCCACTTTCGCTCCTGCCGGAAGTTATCGCCTTAGGCGCGTACCGCATGAGTCATGTGTGGGCGGTTACATTCAAGGATGCCGACGCCGCGAAGAAGATTCTCAACATCGGCGAGTTGAAAGTGAAGAATGCGAGATGTCTCGTGATCGACCCTGCAAACCGGGATGTTCGAATGAAGCTGCACTGGCTCCTTCACAGCGTACCAGACGAGGACGTGCGTCTTGCCTTCTCGCCATTTGGGAAGGTGACGGACGTCTCAAGAGAGCTGTGGCGCGCTCACGGCGTGTCTGATAAGGGGTCAACTACGAGGATGGTGACCTTGAAGTTGAACGCTGGCGTGAAGCTCGACGACCTGCCGCACCAGGTGAACGTTGCTGGAGAGCTGGCGCTTGTTGTCGTATCGGGCAGGCCACCCCTGTGCCTTCGCTGCCGTGGCACAGGTCATATTCGGCGTGACTGTCAAATTCCACGGTGTGGTTCGTGCCGTCGCTTTGGACACGACGAGGGCCACTGCGCACGGACGTACGCCAGCGTCGCCGGGCCAGTGAGCAGTGATGAGACGTCAGCACTTCTCATGGATGAGGCCGACGCGGAGGAGGCATCGAAAGAAGCTAGCGGATCAGCGGTGCAGGAGACCACGTCGGCTGCTCCTAGGGCGCATCAGCTGGATGCGCAACCCAAGGATCGCGCATCTCCTAGACAGACGCCTCTACCTCCGGCACAGGACGCCGTGGCGGCGTCAAAGAACGCAGCGGAAACGCCTGACGCGTCTTCGGAGAACGCCACCCAACCGGTGGCGGAGCCCATGGACTTTTCCCCTGAAGGGTCCAGCCACATGGCCGGAAAGTGGTCGCACGAGGAGGCCGTGAGCAAGGCGTCGCAACCGGATGAAATAGGCGGTGATGAGCCTCCTTTTAAAGCAGCAGGTATGAGGCGAGCGTCCTGGAAACTGCGGCCGAACATTCCGGCCGAATCACGGCAGGCGGGGAAACCGCCTCCGTAG